From a single Labrenzia sp. PHM005 genomic region:
- a CDS encoding S41 family peptidase — MIRKASLLLAGALMGAAAVTTLSQMPFHVSAEANAAATDTYRQLNLFGDVFERVRSDYVEVPDDAQLIESAINGMLTSLDPHSSYMSPKSFRDMQVQTRGEFGGLGIEVTMEDGLVKVVSPIDDTPAAKAGVLAGDLITHIDGEQVQGLTLNEAVEKMRGPVNTDIVVSIRRDGRVEPLEITITRDIIRIRSVRWREEDDIGYVRVTQFNEQTFDGLKKGLETTAEKIGKDKLKGFVIDLRNNPGGLLDQAIAVSDAFLDRGEIVSTRGREAEETQRYNARAGDLTGGKPVIVLVNGGSASASEIVAGALQDHRRATILGTRSFGKGSVQTIIPLGANGAIRLTTARYYTPAGTSIQAKGIVPDIEALQELPEELVGRVNTKGEAGLRGHLEADGEEKSGSQAYVPPDPKDDTQLNLALDLLRGVQVNSAFPPIADTAAVPN; from the coding sequence ATGATACGGAAAGCTTCCTTGCTGCTGGCAGGTGCCCTGATGGGGGCTGCAGCTGTGACCACCTTGTCCCAAATGCCGTTCCATGTTTCGGCGGAGGCCAATGCCGCTGCAACGGATACGTACCGGCAATTGAACCTGTTTGGAGATGTCTTTGAACGGGTGCGGTCGGATTATGTGGAAGTTCCTGATGATGCTCAGCTGATTGAGAGCGCCATCAACGGGATGCTGACCTCCCTTGATCCGCATTCCAGCTATATGTCGCCAAAGAGCTTCCGCGACATGCAGGTACAAACCCGTGGCGAATTCGGCGGTCTCGGCATTGAGGTGACCATGGAAGATGGTCTGGTGAAAGTAGTGTCGCCGATTGACGATACGCCAGCAGCCAAAGCAGGTGTTTTGGCGGGTGATCTGATCACACATATCGATGGCGAACAGGTTCAGGGCCTTACCTTGAACGAAGCCGTGGAAAAAATGCGTGGGCCAGTTAACACCGATATCGTGGTCAGCATCCGCCGTGATGGCCGCGTTGAACCGCTTGAAATCACGATCACGCGCGACATTATCCGGATCCGTTCGGTGCGCTGGCGCGAAGAGGATGATATTGGGTATGTCCGCGTAACCCAGTTCAACGAACAGACCTTTGATGGCCTGAAAAAAGGTCTTGAAACAACTGCAGAGAAGATCGGTAAGGACAAGCTGAAAGGCTTCGTCATCGACCTGCGCAACAACCCAGGTGGATTGTTGGATCAGGCTATCGCGGTATCTGATGCGTTCTTGGATCGCGGTGAGATTGTTTCAACCCGTGGCCGTGAAGCTGAAGAAACTCAGCGTTACAATGCCCGTGCCGGTGACCTGACCGGTGGCAAGCCTGTGATTGTTCTGGTCAATGGCGGGTCTGCTTCTGCTTCTGAAATTGTTGCAGGCGCTCTGCAGGATCACCGCCGGGCCACCATCCTTGGGACGCGGTCCTTCGGTAAAGGGTCCGTCCAGACGATTATCCCCCTTGGGGCCAATGGCGCGATCCGTCTGACAACCGCGCGGTATTATACACCCGCAGGAACGTCCATTCAGGCCAAGGGCATCGTGCCGGACATTGAAGCGCTCCAGGAACTGCCTGAAGAACTCGTCGGCCGGGTCAACACAAAGGGCGAAGCAGGCCTGCGTGGTCACTTGGAAGCTGACGGCGAAGAAAAGTCCGGCAGCCAGGCTTATGTCCCGCCGGATCCGAAAGATGACACTCAGTTGAACCTCGCATTGGATCTCCTGCGTGGCGTTCAGGTCAATAGCGCCTTCCCGCCGATTGCGGACACGGCCGCGGTTCCGAACTAA
- a CDS encoding RNA pyrophosphohydrolase, which translates to MTKLDFGPGYPEAVDGLPYRPCVGIMLINRQGKVWVGSRSQEANKNGYDYKWQMPQGGIDAGETPEKAARRELYEETSIHSVTLLEEAPEWFAYDYPEEILRNTRKGKHRGQAQRWLAYRFEGSDDEVNILTPPDGHSAEFDDWRWEDVSRVPDLIVPFKRPVYEKVVAAFAHLTI; encoded by the coding sequence GTGACAAAATTGGATTTTGGACCAGGGTATCCTGAAGCTGTGGATGGCCTGCCGTACCGGCCCTGTGTCGGCATTATGCTGATCAACCGCCAGGGCAAGGTCTGGGTCGGCAGCCGGTCTCAAGAAGCCAACAAAAACGGGTACGATTACAAGTGGCAGATGCCGCAAGGCGGCATTGATGCCGGCGAAACGCCAGAAAAAGCGGCGCGCCGCGAGCTCTATGAAGAAACATCAATCCATTCGGTGACACTTTTGGAAGAGGCGCCTGAGTGGTTTGCCTATGATTATCCGGAAGAAATCCTGCGCAACACGCGCAAGGGAAAACACCGTGGGCAGGCTCAAAGGTGGCTGGCTTACCGGTTCGAAGGATCTGACGACGAAGTCAATATTTTGACGCCGCCAGATGGCCATTCGGCTGAATTTGATGACTGGCGTTGGGAAGATGTATCCCGTGTTCCAGATCTCATCGTGCCATTCAAACGGCCGGTTTATGAAAAGGTCGTCGCAGCTTTTGCGCATTTGACGATCTGA
- a CDS encoding divergent polysaccharide deacetylase family protein — MASEDLTAPLGMGKRRLVRLPFGLIGAGLISVVFTTALIWILVVDDPLGGEPVAVLPLDEVVEGITSQDIEVVEIRPTVGGELGPNLRPQNGGDFLGPRYEMIIRPDGLKYDAPITGLAINPDTRVSERSDYGFLPMISDAGVRPLDAYSRPIATEFTSIPKIAVVITGLGLSEAGTQNAIDRLPPDVTFALAPYGSDLDLWMQQARMKGHELLLQIPLEPFDFPDNDPGPHTLLVSLKPAELLDRLAFLLTRVTNYVGVIGEMGARYTSIKPSMQFLLEKLKSRGLMFVDNGTTSRSIAGEVSADVRMPFSGVDVVLDEVPRESNIDAKLLQLESVARARGFAVAAGSALPVTVRQLEEWVQDLEQRGLQLVPVSATIDRENK, encoded by the coding sequence ATGGCGAGCGAAGATCTCACAGCTCCCTTAGGAATGGGAAAACGGCGGCTGGTCAGGCTGCCGTTTGGTTTGATTGGTGCAGGTTTGATAAGTGTCGTTTTCACAACGGCGCTTATTTGGATTCTAGTGGTCGACGATCCTTTGGGCGGCGAACCGGTTGCGGTTTTGCCTCTGGACGAAGTTGTTGAAGGGATCACCTCGCAAGATATTGAAGTTGTTGAGATCCGGCCAACGGTCGGAGGGGAGCTTGGCCCGAATTTACGCCCGCAGAACGGCGGAGACTTCCTAGGGCCACGCTATGAAATGATCATCCGTCCGGATGGGCTGAAATATGACGCGCCAATCACGGGATTGGCGATCAACCCAGACACCAGAGTGAGCGAACGGTCCGATTACGGCTTCTTGCCAATGATCAGCGACGCCGGTGTACGCCCGCTTGATGCTTATTCGCGGCCAATTGCGACGGAATTTACGTCCATTCCGAAAATTGCGGTCGTTATCACGGGGCTCGGATTGAGCGAAGCCGGGACACAAAACGCGATCGACCGCTTGCCGCCCGATGTGACATTTGCATTGGCGCCCTATGGCTCGGATCTTGACCTTTGGATGCAGCAGGCCCGGATGAAAGGCCATGAACTGTTGTTGCAAATCCCGTTGGAACCCTTTGATTTCCCGGACAATGATCCAGGGCCACATACGCTGCTTGTCAGTTTAAAGCCGGCAGAACTTCTCGACAGACTGGCGTTTTTGCTGACACGGGTCACCAACTATGTCGGTGTCATTGGTGAGATGGGCGCACGGTATACATCGATAAAACCATCCATGCAGTTTCTGCTCGAAAAATTGAAATCCCGCGGGTTGATGTTCGTTGACAATGGGACGACGTCGCGCAGCATCGCAGGCGAAGTGTCCGCTGACGTTCGCATGCCCTTCAGCGGGGTTGATGTGGTGCTTGATGAAGTCCCGCGTGAGAGCAATATCGATGCAAAGCTGCTTCAGCTGGAGAGTGTGGCCCGGGCGCGCGGATTTGCGGTTGCTGCCGGTTCAGCACTACCGGTCACAGTACGTCAACTGGAAGAATGGGTTCAGGATCTGGAGCAGCGTGGCCTGCAGCTTGTCCCAGTCAGTGCAACGATTGACCGTGAAAACAAGTAA
- a CDS encoding murein hydrolase activator EnvC, translating into MLFALKELGRAKLFLGGIVMCAALGPSTAVATEQTDPETVEVKTNSPEIEAAIAKRDLREKELAALTSDITVSADRQAAIAREIQTLDRDRDTLNAKIINTADTIRGLETELTDTERRLRSLGENEDAVRQSLIARRDVLAEVLAALQRIGRRPPPALAVRPSDALSAVRSAILLNAVMPELRVETEALAADLEELQRLKAVIAKEERRLRGDAMRLAEEKSRLELLLSAKRLEHTKTVRVLADEKRRAEELAARAGSLKELIADLEAEIDSAREAAEKSRQAALKTGRTRSREFDPFSDPGRLAPAIAFQDALGRLPQPVSGTVLKDFGQEDEFGGMTEGQSIATRPGSNVTSPADGWVVYSGPFRSYGELLILNTGDGYHVLLAGMDRIDAELGQFVLAGEPVGVMGATQWASASTFGLGSTQPILYVEFRKDGRAVDPTPWWARTEEEKARG; encoded by the coding sequence GTGCTATTCGCGCTGAAGGAGCTTGGCAGAGCCAAGTTGTTCCTTGGCGGTATCGTGATGTGCGCAGCTTTAGGCCCGTCGACTGCAGTTGCAACGGAGCAAACTGATCCGGAAACGGTCGAAGTTAAGACCAATTCACCTGAAATTGAAGCGGCCATCGCCAAAAGAGATCTGCGGGAAAAGGAACTTGCAGCCCTCACGTCCGACATTACCGTTTCAGCCGATAGGCAGGCTGCTATTGCCCGGGAAATCCAAACTTTGGACCGGGATCGGGATACGCTGAACGCCAAAATTATCAATACGGCCGATACCATCCGCGGGCTGGAAACGGAGTTGACCGACACCGAACGTCGCCTGCGCAGCCTCGGTGAAAATGAAGATGCGGTCCGTCAGTCCTTGATTGCGCGCCGGGATGTCCTCGCTGAGGTTCTCGCGGCACTTCAAAGAATCGGCCGGCGACCGCCGCCAGCCCTCGCTGTCCGGCCAAGTGATGCGTTGTCGGCGGTTCGAAGTGCGATTCTCCTAAACGCGGTGATGCCCGAACTGAGGGTGGAAACAGAGGCGCTTGCGGCCGATCTCGAAGAATTACAACGGCTTAAGGCTGTCATTGCTAAGGAAGAACGCCGTCTTCGCGGCGATGCAATGCGATTGGCTGAGGAAAAGTCGCGGCTTGAACTTCTCCTGAGCGCCAAAAGGCTGGAACATACTAAAACAGTTCGAGTCCTTGCAGATGAGAAACGCCGGGCTGAAGAATTAGCCGCCAGGGCAGGTTCACTCAAGGAACTGATTGCAGATTTGGAAGCTGAAATCGACAGCGCACGCGAGGCGGCGGAAAAATCCAGACAGGCGGCCTTGAAAACTGGCCGGACAAGATCGCGTGAATTTGATCCGTTTTCCGATCCGGGCCGTTTGGCTCCGGCAATTGCGTTTCAGGATGCCCTCGGTCGATTGCCGCAACCGGTCTCGGGAACGGTGCTCAAGGATTTTGGGCAGGAAGACGAATTCGGCGGTATGACGGAAGGCCAGTCGATTGCAACACGTCCGGGGTCGAATGTGACCTCGCCAGCGGATGGCTGGGTGGTTTATTCAGGGCCGTTCCGATCTTATGGTGAGCTCTTGATCCTGAACACCGGAGACGGATACCATGTGCTCCTGGCCGGCATGGACCGGATAGATGCAGAGCTGGGGCAATTTGTTTTGGCCGGGGAACCGGTTGGCGTTATGGGGGCAACCCAATGGGCTAGCGCCTCCACATTCGGTTTGGGCTCGACCCAGCCGATATTATATGTTGAATTTCGGAAGGACGGCCGTGCGGTCGATCCCACCCCGTGGTGGGCGCGCACAGAAGAAGAAAAGGCTCGCGGATGA